TCGAAGACTTCCCGGCAGGGAGCTTCGAGCAGGTCGAACGAGTTCAGTTCGTCGCGTGCGGTACGAGCTACCACGCCGGACTCGTCGGCGCGGGATTCCTCTCTGGAGGTGGCGTCCCAGCCCAAACCTTCCTCGCTAGCGAGTACGCTACCTCGCCCGCGCCAGTGGACGAGGACACGCTCGTCGTCGGCGTCACCCAGAGCGGCGAGACGGCAGACACCCTGTCTGCGCTCCGAAAAGCGAACGCCAGTGGTGCGCGGACGCTCGCGGTCACGAACGTCGTCGGTTCGACCGCGGCCCGCGAGTGCGACGACGCGCTGTTCATTCGCGCCGGTCCGGAAATCGGCGTCGCCGCGACGAAGACCTTCTCCTCGCAGGTCGTCTCGCTCTCGCTGCTCGCCGAGCGAATCGCCCGTGACGTCACGGGGAGTCCGACCGAGGAGTCTCGCGAACGACTAGCCGCCCTCGACGAACTGCCGGGACAGGTCCAGCAGATTCTGGACTACTCTAACGCCCAAAAGATAGCCAAGCAGTACCGCGACAGCGACGCGTACTTCTTCATCGGCCGCGGGACTGTCTTCCCCGTCGCGTTGGAAGGCGCGCTGAAGTTCAAAGAAATCTCTTACGAACACGCCGAAGGGTTCGCGGCCGGCGAACTGAAACACGGTCCGCTCGCGCTTGTCACGCCGAAGACGCCGATATTCGCCGTCTTCACCGGGGAAAACGACGAGAAGACGCTCGGCAACGTCAAGGAGGCCGAAGCCCGCGGTGCGCCCATCGTCGCCGTCGCCAGCGAGGACCACGAGGAAGTCGCACAGCACGCAGACCACGTGCTGACGATTCCGGAGACCCATCCGGACGTGGCAGGCGTCCTCGCAAACGTCCAGTTGCAACTGCTGTCCTACCACGCTGCCGACCTGCTGGGACGGCCTATCGACAAGCCTCGGAACCTCGCAAAGAGCGTCACAGTGGAGTAGAAACCGCCGATTACCGTGCAGAACGCATCTGAACGGTCGGCGCGATTTACTCGCCGACCCACCCGTAGTTACGATACGATGGGGTCTGTCGTCATCTCTCTGGACGCGGAGCTCGCGTGGGGCTACCACGACTTCGAGCAGGTGCCCGCCTGCATCGACACTGCCCGCGAGTCGTGGCTCCGCCTGTTGGAACTGTTCGATGAATTCGACCTGCCCGCGACGTGGGCCGTCGTCGGGCACCTGTTGCTCGACTCCTGCGACGGCGTCCACGAGGACCATCCGACTCCCGATGGCTGGTTCGAAAAGGACCCCGGAACGTGGGAAGGCCGCGACGAACTGTGGTACGGCGAGTCGCTGGTGGACGCCATCGAGGACGCAGACGCCGACCACGAAGTCGGCTGTCACACGTTCTCGCACGTGGAGTTCGGTCACACCAACCGTAAAATCGCCGCCGCAGAGATGCGAAAGTGCGTCGAAATCGCTGAAGAACGTGGTCTGTCGGTCGATTCGTTCGTCTTCCCGCGCAACTACGTGGGTCATCGAGACGTACTGGCGGCGTACGGCGTTTCCTGCTACAGGGGCAACCAGCCTCGTCGCTGGTACGACCGCGGGGTCACCGGGTCGGTAGCGAAGTTCCTCGGGTGGCCGACCCGAACTGTCGAACCGACGCTCGTCGAACCCGAGATAGACGAGTACGGGATGGTGAACCTCCCGGCCTCGCTGTTCCTCTTCGGATTCGAAGGGACCGCCCGCAGTATGGTCGAACCGCTCGCTGGCGACCCAGTGGTTCGGATGGCGAAACGCGGCATCGACAAAGCCGCTCGCGAGCAGGGCGTCTACCACATGTGGCTCCACCCGAACAATCTCACCGAGGAGCGTGACTTCGAGCGGATTCGAACCGTCCTCGCCCACCTCGACCACGTTCGGTCACAGACGCCACTGACCGTCGAGACGATGGGCGGCGTCGCAGGAAAGATAAAAAACGACGAACCGCTCCCGCGCGAACCTATCGGTCCGCGCTGAGAGTTATTAGTCTGTGTCGCTCCCGCTTCCTCGGTCGAACCGCGACGCACCGGCACCGTCGATGTA
The sequence above is a segment of the Halorussus halophilus genome. Coding sequences within it:
- the glmS gene encoding glutamine--fructose-6-phosphate transaminase (isomerizing) — translated: MCGIIARIGDDDSAVDELITGLENLEYRGYDSAGVAIKNGGGPEVFKRQGKISRLKDVLAGEVPDGGLGIGHTRWSTHGPPTDENAHPHTDCTGEVAVVHNGIIENYDELRSELASRGHEFESDTDTEVIPHLVEEELARGASPELAFRRTIRKLSGSYAVAMITERDHAVYATRRGSPLVLGVSDGEYFLASDVPAFLDFTEEVIYLDDGDVVVVRSDDYEISTLDGQTVERSVSTVEWDPEDAGKGGYDHYMLKEIHEQPTALRQTLRGRADGTTGEVHLEDFPAGSFEQVERVQFVACGTSYHAGLVGAGFLSGGGVPAQTFLASEYATSPAPVDEDTLVVGVTQSGETADTLSALRKANASGARTLAVTNVVGSTAARECDDALFIRAGPEIGVAATKTFSSQVVSLSLLAERIARDVTGSPTEESRERLAALDELPGQVQQILDYSNAQKIAKQYRDSDAYFFIGRGTVFPVALEGALKFKEISYEHAEGFAAGELKHGPLALVTPKTPIFAVFTGENDEKTLGNVKEAEARGAPIVAVASEDHEEVAQHADHVLTIPETHPDVAGVLANVQLQLLSYHAADLLGRPIDKPRNLAKSVTVE
- a CDS encoding polysaccharide deacetylase family protein yields the protein MGSVVISLDAELAWGYHDFEQVPACIDTARESWLRLLELFDEFDLPATWAVVGHLLLDSCDGVHEDHPTPDGWFEKDPGTWEGRDELWYGESLVDAIEDADADHEVGCHTFSHVEFGHTNRKIAAAEMRKCVEIAEERGLSVDSFVFPRNYVGHRDVLAAYGVSCYRGNQPRRWYDRGVTGSVAKFLGWPTRTVEPTLVEPEIDEYGMVNLPASLFLFGFEGTARSMVEPLAGDPVVRMAKRGIDKAAREQGVYHMWLHPNNLTEERDFERIRTVLAHLDHVRSQTPLTVETMGGVAGKIKNDEPLPREPIGPR